The genomic window ATTTTGTATCGAGAACTTGTATCTTTATTAAAAACTTCTCGATACGATTTTTTCAAAATCTACTCGAAGTGACGATGTGGAAAAATATTCCGTCTTATCAACTTATATGAAAGGATAGGCTTTCAGAGTCAGAAATTCTGCAAAGTTTTCACAGAAAATCAATTCATTGAAAAGCTCTTTTGCCAGACTGAATTTGCCGTTTTTAAACCGTTCTGAACCGATATATTTTTCGATACGTTCCATTTCTTCAAATTCCCACTGAAGAATCATTTCTCTTGTCAACGTTCTGTCATCACTTAACACGGCTTCATTTTTCAGCCATTGCCAAATCTGGGTTCTTGATATTTCCGCCGTTGCCGCATCTTCCATTAAATTATAAATCGCAGCAGCTCCAACTCCCATTAACCAGGATTCAATATAAAGGATTCCGACATTGATATTTTTCCGGACTCCTTTTTCCGTAATTTCACCTTTCGGAGTTTCCAGCAGATCATTTTCCGTGATCCGGTAATCAAACTTTTTATCAATCTGATTCTGAGAAGGCATAAACTGATCGAAAATACTTTTTGCCACAGAAACCAAAGCAGGATGCGCCACCCAGGTTCCGTCATGCCCGTTTTTCACTTCCCGTTCTTTATCGCTTCTCACTTTTCCGAATGCAATACTATTGGCTTCGTAATCATTCTTAATCGGGATTTGTGCAGCCATTCCTCCAATGGCATGAACATTTCTTTTATGGCAAACTTCAATTACTCTTTTTGAATAGGCACTCATAAAAGGAGAAGTCATCGTTACCTGATCCCTGTCCGGAACAAGAAATCCGGGAAGGTTTCTGAATTTTTTGATATATGAAAAAATATAGTCCCAACGTCCGCAATTCAAACCAGAACTATGTTCTTTTAATTCAAACAATATTTCATCGATCTGAAATGAAGCGGTGATGGTTTCTACCAAAACCGTTGCTTTAATGGTTCCCTGTTGAATTCCCAGATAATTTTGAGAAAAGACAAAGACTTCATTCCACCAACGGGCTTCTTTGTAATGTTCCAATTTAGGAAGATAGAAATAAGGACCGCTTCCGTTTTCTACCAATTTTTTCGCATTTCTAAAAAAGTAAATTCCAAAATCAATTAACGAAGCGGAAGTTTGCTCTCCATTGATTTCAATATGTTTTTCATTTAAATGTAATCCTCTCGGACGAACCAATAAAACAGCCGTTTTTTCATTTAGTTGATAAGATTTCCCTTCTTCATTCGTAAAATCAATCCTCCCGGTAATGGCATCCGAAAGATTAATCTGTCCTTCCATACAGTTTTTCCAGATTGGAGCATTACTGTCTTCAAAATCCGCCATGAACGTTGAAGCTCCGGAATTAAGTGCATTAATAATCATTTTTCGGTCAACAGGTCCGGTAATTTCCACCCTTCTATCCTGCAAATCTTCGGGAAGAGAAGAGCAAACCCAATTTCCATTCCGGATTTCTGCAGTTTCCGGTAAAAATTTTGGAAGAATTCCCAGATCAAATTCCTGCTGAGTTTTTTTTCTTTCTTCCAAAAGTTCTAATCTTCCCGGATTAAAATTCTGATGTAGTTCTATCAAGAAATCGATTAAATCATTAGTAAAAATCTCTTCAAACTGCCGCTGCGCCTTTATTTTTAATTGAATTTTAGTTTCCATAACCTATTGATTTTGTGATTCAATAGTACAAACATAAATAAAAATTTTCACAATAAGCGAACGTTCGCTAAATTTATTTTAAAATTATTATGCGAAAAATCGCTTCTAAATATTATATTTGAGTTATGAATTCAGACAGCGACTTTATTAAAACAGTTTTCGGATTGAAACTAAAACAGCAGAGACAAAGGAAAAACTGGTCTTTGCAAGACCTTGCTGTAAAAACCGGATTATCCAAGTCGTACCTTAATGAAATCGAAAACGGGAAAAAATATCCGAAACACGATAAAATTATTCAGCTTTCGGAAGCACTGAACTGTACTTTTGACGATCTGGTCTCTACGAAACTGGATAAAAGCTTAGCTCCGTTTAATGAAATTCTGCAGTCTGATTTTTTCAAAGAAATTCCGCTGGAACTTTTCGGGATTAATAAAAACAATCTCATTAGCATCATTAGTGACGCTCCTAAAAAAGTGACAGCTTTTATCAATGCTTTAATTGAGATTTCACAGAACTATAATTTAGGAAAAGAACGGTTTTACTTTGCCGTCATGCGTTCGTTCCAGGAACTGTACGATAATTATTTCCCGGAAATTGAGGAAAAAGTTGTGTTGTTTGCAGAAGAAAATCAATTAGAAATCAGTAAAAACCTGCAGTCTGATATTTTAGAAAATATTTTGACTGAAAAATTTAACTACAAAATTCAATCAGAGGATTTTGAGCCATATGAAACTTTAGATAAGCTCCGTTCTTTGTTTATTCCTGAGAAAAAACTATTGCTTTTGAACAGGAAGTTAGAACAGGATCAAAAGACGTTCATTCTTGCCAAAGAAATAGGCTTTAACGTTTTGGAACTGAAAAACCGCCCAAATACGTATTCATGGCTGGATTTTGGAAGCTTTGAAGAAATTCTGAATAATTTTTACGCTTCTTATTTTGCAGGCGCGTTACTGATTTCAAAGGAAGAAACCATCGAGAAAACTTCGGAATTTTTCTTAGAAAACGATTGGAAACCCTCAAGCTTTGAAAATTTAATTGAAAACTTCACTCATTCTCCCGAAACATTTTATTATCGGTTAACCAATATTCTTTCTTCGGAATTGGGAATCAAGGATTTATTTTATTTATGTTTGGTTAAAAAGAAAAATTCAGATAAAATACAGATTCTAAAGGAATTACATTTAAACCATCAACAAGCTCCGCACGCTAATGCTACTAACGAACATTATTGCAGAAGATGGATTGCCGTAAAAAACCTGCATCACTTAAAGGAAAATGAGACCTTAACGGATGCTCAGATTTCACATTATAAAGATCAGGGTTTCAGTTATCTGGTGATCTCTACTTCCCAGAAGAATCCGTTTTCAGACGGAAGCAACAGAAGTTATTGTTTAGGAATTTTATTGAATTCTCAGACTATTAAAAAAATCAATTTCATCAAATCTCCAACTTTGAAAACCATCAATGTGGGAGTAACCTGTGAATCCTGCAGTATTTCGGATTGTGAAGTAAGACAAACTCCACCTGTCCGTTTGGAGAAGGAATATTTCAATTCGAGCATGAAAAATTCTATTGAAAAATTAAGAAAAGATATTTTGTAGATTATTTTGTTTTTCGTGTTCTGTCTAAAATTTATATTTTAGTCTCTCAAAACACACAAATGATTTTAGATATCTTATTTCCAAATCGTTGCATCCACTGCAACCGAATTATTGACGGCAATGTATTGGTTTGTAATCTTTGTATAGAGCATATTCACTTTACACATTTTGATTACCACAAAAACAATTTCATTAAAGAAAAATGCACATTGCTTTTCCCGGTTGAAAATGCTTTTGCTTTGATGCAATTTG from Chryseobacterium camelliae includes these protein-coding regions:
- a CDS encoding double zinc ribbon domain-containing protein, with amino-acid sequence MILDILFPNRCIHCNRIIDGNVLVCNLCIEHIHFTHFDYHKNNFIKEKCTLLFPVENAFALMQFEKENLSRKIVHELKYKSREKVGKIIADWTTERLDFKNEKPDLLVSVPLHQKN
- a CDS encoding helix-turn-helix domain-containing protein; amino-acid sequence: MNSDSDFIKTVFGLKLKQQRQRKNWSLQDLAVKTGLSKSYLNEIENGKKYPKHDKIIQLSEALNCTFDDLVSTKLDKSLAPFNEILQSDFFKEIPLELFGINKNNLISIISDAPKKVTAFINALIEISQNYNLGKERFYFAVMRSFQELYDNYFPEIEEKVVLFAEENQLEISKNLQSDILENILTEKFNYKIQSEDFEPYETLDKLRSLFIPEKKLLLLNRKLEQDQKTFILAKEIGFNVLELKNRPNTYSWLDFGSFEEILNNFYASYFAGALLISKEETIEKTSEFFLENDWKPSSFENLIENFTHSPETFYYRLTNILSSELGIKDLFYLCLVKKKNSDKIQILKELHLNHQQAPHANATNEHYCRRWIAVKNLHHLKENETLTDAQISHYKDQGFSYLVISTSQKNPFSDGSNRSYCLGILLNSQTIKKINFIKSPTLKTINVGVTCESCSISDCEVRQTPPVRLEKEYFNSSMKNSIEKLRKDIL
- the aceB gene encoding malate synthase A, encoding METKIQLKIKAQRQFEEIFTNDLIDFLIELHQNFNPGRLELLEERKKTQQEFDLGILPKFLPETAEIRNGNWVCSSLPEDLQDRRVEITGPVDRKMIINALNSGASTFMADFEDSNAPIWKNCMEGQINLSDAITGRIDFTNEEGKSYQLNEKTAVLLVRPRGLHLNEKHIEINGEQTSASLIDFGIYFFRNAKKLVENGSGPYFYLPKLEHYKEARWWNEVFVFSQNYLGIQQGTIKATVLVETITASFQIDEILFELKEHSSGLNCGRWDYIFSYIKKFRNLPGFLVPDRDQVTMTSPFMSAYSKRVIEVCHKRNVHAIGGMAAQIPIKNDYEANSIAFGKVRSDKEREVKNGHDGTWVAHPALVSVAKSIFDQFMPSQNQIDKKFDYRITENDLLETPKGEITEKGVRKNINVGILYIESWLMGVGAAAIYNLMEDAATAEISRTQIWQWLKNEAVLSDDRTLTREMILQWEFEEMERIEKYIGSERFKNGKFSLAKELFNELIFCENFAEFLTLKAYPFI